The Myripristis murdjan chromosome 11, fMyrMur1.1, whole genome shotgun sequence genomic sequence aattgtttgCTGAATGAGAAATATTGCTGcattacaaacacaaatgtggCACATTAGACAAAACTGTcgatgcattaaaaaaaactgtcttttaGAGTGACCGCATACATACAGCTCAGAGATACCTACCTGCACCTGCAGTGACAGCTGGTGCCAGGCGTAGTCGTTGCTCTGATTCTGTCGGGTGAAATCATCACTGTAGCTGTGTGAGTGGACAATGCTGGGCTGCACCAGACTGCTCTGTGCCCGCAGGGCAGACAAGTCCTCGCTGCGGGAGAAAGCGCTGTTGCCAAAGGCTGGTTGATAGTCATGGTGGCCATTTTCAGGCTCTGGGGCgagcaggaggggagggggaggttgCTGAGATTGAGATGGGGAGTTCTGGGCAGCCAGATGGAATAGAGGGTTCTGGAAAGACAGGGGGAAATGCATGGccgctgctgcctgctgctgctgttgagagAGAGACTCAGTGGGCCCCCCTATATGGCCCATCTGGCTCAGCCTCAAACCGGAGCCCCCTGAGCCTGTGGGCATATGCCCTCCCATACGAAGCGGACCACCGAGGTTTCCAAAACTGTGGCCCAGGCCAGCAATAGAGGCTTGAGAGGAGGTGAGCATGTCTCCCACAGAGTTTAGGTTGGAAATGCTGTTCATACGGGAGTCCTGAAGATCCATCATGGATACACTTTTATTCACACTGTGGACCTACGAGAGAAATGAAAAGGTAAAATTTATTTCCGCAGCATTTCAATCTTGATTTCGTATTCCATtctgaaaatctgacatgagCAAAAGCAGGAGTGAGGTGACAGCACCACGCTACAGCTGCAGCTAGGGCCTTAAAGCTGAATGTTTCTTAGAATAATATTTACTGAAAAGTCCATGACAATAAAgtcagaactgaaaaaaaattgggAAGAACAGCCTGTGACTATGACTTAAATATCAGTCAACAGCCATTTTCCAAAAGCACCTTCCTGTTATTTATAGGTACTATGAATTCCTGGAACTCATCACTGATAAATGTCAGTACTAGACAAGTCAGTCGTGTTGCACAACAGAAGTGATGTGTGTGCTCTGAAATGACTGTGAGGCCAATAACACCAGAATACCACAGTCACAGTTAAATGGGAAAATCTGTAACCCTAAAGATGGACACAGATCAGGTACAATATCCCATCAGAAGCGTATCATAGAAAAATCAAAAGTTACATTTTCAAGTTCAGGAACCAGTAAGTATAATTTCTTAGATCACAGAAAATCTACAAATGTAAGGACGCTAACTACAACTACGATCTAGGATCCCTAAAAACACGAGCCTCCTACTTAAGATAACACATCATTTGTAGTCATGGTTGATGACATTTAGACAGCGTACCTTTGGATCGGGTTCAGTGATGTCGGAGCTGCTTGTGCAGTACGCGGGGCTGGATCGAGCCAAGGGTGGGCGGGTCACGTAGAAGACTTCCCTCGATGAGCGGAGGTCTCGTTCTGCGTGGCGCCTCATgttgagatgagatgagagggCTTCCACAGCTGATACTCCAGTTGTCGGGGAGGGAAGGCGGGAAATGTCTATTGAACTGTGCAGCAGAAAGAATCAAGGTGTTAGGTTTTTCTACGAATTACCATAGGATCATATAAAAACAATTATTGTGCACTGACTTCAAGATTTTATAATacacatttttcaacattttgtttcattctaGTGGTTTTTAGGAATGTGGCTGGCGACATATGGAGAGAAATTAAAATCATATGCACTTGTGAAAGCATTATATTGTCAGAGGATGTAATCTAGGACAGCGGTTCCCACACTGCGGTCTGGGGACCACCAGAGAGGGTTCCAGGGCATCCAAAGCAAAACGAGGTTTAGCATAATTAAGGAGaagaatgtttattttgttcattacTTTCACGCTTCCTAGCTCCCTACCCACGTTTCAGATATGTATTTCAGTCACTGAGTCACATACGGAGTCATACTTAATAATAGAAATTTGCTCAGTCGGGGAGCGCTGGGACAAAGTCTTACTAAACTGGGGTGTGTGGGTCCAATGCATATCTACATAGGAGATGTGACAAAGAAACTATAGCTTGTAATTACTGAAGTAAATTCACTAGGTTGCTTTAACTCTTGCCATTTgtgctaaaaaaagaaaaatgtttgggAGGAGAGACTTAGAAGAGTGAATGCAAAATGGCTGCAGCTGGTTCCTGTGATATTACGGCTCTTACTActcctcttgaaaaaaaaaagtctcacttAAACAATTTTTGTTGTAATGAGAGCAACTCTTTCTTGGCAAGAGAGCAgcactgaaatgaattgaaaccCAGCATTGAAAGAGGTTTAGGCAAATTAGTCTGGGACAAACAGATGGCGCTGGCAATTACTGAttgataaaacatttaaaaagcttCAAGAGGggtattatcattatcattatggAACATTATGGAAAACAGAACTGGTTTTGTGTTATGAACTACCGAATCGCTTTTCGGCCTTTTTGGAAACCACAACGATTCCATTCATGGGTAACTGTCCAGTATAATCACTATTATACAAGTTCTCTCAGTAGGTACAGCATATCAGGCAACTGTGTGTGATTATGGGCAGCATATGGGTACTTAAGACGATGCATAGTGCTGTGATAAACAGCAGGGCTGAAAAGTCTtctcaaaagtaaaaaaaaaaaaaaaattaaaaatactttaAGCTCACATGGTGCTTGTAATTGAAAGGAATCATGGCTGGTCATTTTATTAGACAAAAATCTATCAACAAATCAAAGGATGTGTTGTGGAAACTCAATACAACAAAGCCAAAGTCCCCCAATGTAGGAATGTACCTGTTTAAATCGCGCATCATAAGGCTTTGGAAATCAGAGGACATCATGCGATTGAACGATGGCCGGGAGAAAAGTCTGTCCTTCGGTCGGTCTGGCTGGTGATTCGCTGGCATGTGGAGCTGAGGGTTCCTCAGGGCGACGCTGATGTCGTTCAGCAGCCGTGGCAGAGGCCCGAGTTTAAGAATTGCATCCTGCGGTGTGAAATGGTTTTGAGTCGAGGAATCCCCGGCTTTTAATGCACGCACAATATTCTGtgaaacattcattcattcatgcattcatgcaaaCTGTATGGGAAATCTTGTTTGCAGTCATGgcttcagttaaaaaaagacacagtgaaacacaaagGTGCATTAAAACTCATCACAATTCACGGCACATATACCACACTATACAGACAACAATGAGTTGAAAAGAGCAGACAGGGAGTCAGCAGCTCAGCAGAGAGCTATCGACAGTGACTCATCgctacaaaaacaaagtagctaTTGTATACAGGCAAAGAaaggcacaaacaaacacatacattacaaacaaaactATTAATCATCAGTCTATCACAGTTTTAATGTTTGCTTACATTTgccaaatcaataaaatgttttcttgtttcacCGACCTTGCTGAGTTGGCCCATGACCTCCCACAGCAAACTGTGGAGCATCGACAGCTCTCTGCCGAGGTCGATGTAGCCCTCAAACCCCCCGACGTTTCCTCCCGTCTCCATGTTGGAGATCTCGTACAGGAACTGCTGCATGGAGCCCCATTCCATCTCCAAGAACTCATTCATGAAATACATGTATTCCTCCTTGGGGCCAAACCTGCAGTTTAGACGGACCATAATGGCAGGATGTGTGTGATTAAGTTTTGAAACGCTTGAAGTCGGTGAAATGTGTCTGATAACTGTTACATACTGTGAACTCACACAAGCAGTTGGACAGTGATTCATTTTATGTAATGGTTCTGCAccttgttaattttttttttgcgtcgGCTTATATAATGACTATGAGCTTGAGTACATGCAGTCAACCTTAATACACAGTGGATAATTATAAATACTTCTGGcacattttcacagcatttcAGGGCACCAGGGCTATTAGGTGAGATGAAGCTTGTATTACTTTGTATTAAAAGAGTGCTTGTTCTGAGAGTTTTATCAAAAATTCTTAAAATGTAATATCCTACTTCAAGTTTGCAACCcttaaacaacaacaagctcTTGATATCTTAAGTTCAGGTGCCCCTTTTAACTGGTGGCAAATTTTCTTTGAAATGCAGCCAGAGGAGAGTACAGAGTGACGGTATTAACGAATGTGTCACTGCTGAAATACTTCTGAAGTTCACTGTAGATGAGAAACAGCTCAGCTGAAATGTGTCCAATAATTTAATGTTGTATACCATGGCAGGCAAAATCGCAAGCCCCTTTCTCCATGATGTCAGTCGGTGACATGCAACCCACCTACCCAGAACGTCAACCTATGCAAATCTAAAAATGTACCGCGTCAAATAAATGTTATGTTCTGACTGGCGTGACAAGACGGAGGAAGTGCGGTGACTCACTTGCTGAAGCTGGCCAGGTTCTGGATCACCTTGGcaatgagtgtgagtgtgcggGAGGTGCGCTCGGCGGGGTACTCCTGCGTTAGGTTGAAGAGGGAGGGGGACATGATGGCGGGGCACATGAAgcggaggaagaaggaggagctgATGAGGCTGTCGGCAAGATCCTCCCTTCCACGTTCAGCACATCTGGCTCTCCACGAGGCAAAGACTTCCTTCAGCTCCCGGGGAAAGATGCTGAAACAACAATTTAATTTTACCAGCCCTCAACATGGtgaagtgcaaaataaaaatccacTAGTTTATTCAGCAGGTTCAGGCCCAATCTATTTAAAATATGATAAGGGCATATGTACCACTTTTCCTTGCAAGCATTGTGCATAAACAACTCAATAGTTTTATTGTTCACATTGCCATGTTTAATTAGATTCTTTCTGCCTAAGTAACAAACCTCTGAAGAAGAAAGCATGCATATATCTGTCATGTCCAAAAATTAACTTTaattagaaaaaacaaatctaaaatTGCATTATGTTAAATAATTCCTGATTAAAACCTACTTTTACTGTAAGGCAAATAAGCTATACTTTTCTGCAGAGTCCTACAGAGGCCAAACTGACCAAAGAGAGTTGATTATCTTGCAGAGCGCCAGCTCACAACACATGCGCAGATTGGCCTGATGGTCAGCCAGGACTGACGGTGGGATGCGCATGGGATCCACCTCACAGTTCTCCTCAGACTCGTATAAGGCTCGAATGAAGTCACCTGCAAGGCCATAACACTGTACTCAATAAACTGCATGCATTATAAAAATAGCTGCACTCTGAAGTGCCTTAAAAGCTTGAATCCAATACATGAGTGTACCAATATTTTAGCCCCTTGAGATTTACTTTGATGTAAAACTATATGCATATTTTCATCCccttaataaaacatttaaaaaaaaaataaaaatttaaaaaaaatcaagtcactTGCTAAGATAAAATCTGGTTCATGGCAGTAATGTTAAATTTGTCAGTGAGCTAAGAGGTggataaacaataaaataggcAACTAAAGAAAATGTAACACAAGTAACTGCCATATTTAGCCACATTTTTATGCTcactaaacagaaaaaaataaaatctgttacTTGAAGTTCACTCAGTAAACACTCTTGCCCTAAATGTATGGTAATGTATTACATTTGGAACTGATAGCAGTGCTCTTTGTGGTGCGATAGGTTAAGCAAGCCTTCAGATTAGCAGGGAACAGTAATTCAGCagctgtactctttttgtgcaGAGCAGGCAGGCCCGGACTTAGGAGAAGTAAAACATTTACCTGCACCAAGCGAAGCAGCAGTACAAAGATTTAGCAGCATTATCGAATGCACTTAAACGCACCACCATGTGactgtgttagtgtgtgactGGTGCGTGTCAGGAAACAGTTGAAATCATCTGATGAAATCATCTGATGAAATCATCCGATGCCACTTTAAACTATGCATGAGTTACACCGTCCCCCATTTGTTCacataatttgttttcatcattgcATAATTCATTTCCCTCTCTTGTATCGTGATTAATACTGTGGCACAGaaagttaatattttattaCGACATACTTCCTGTTTGTTCTCATGATATCACAGCGCTCTGAGGCCTGTACGCAAGCGGAATGCATTGTTTGAATGTGTTACCACAATAATTGGTCACCATGGCAAGAAAACAGCATGTTCCCTAAATCTAGGTCAAATAGTctcaacatgaaacaaaaacattgcattcatttttgtgaaatgaggaTGATTTCAACAGTTTCGACACAACAAGGATGCACCTTTCGGGGAAATGATGTCCACAGTGAAGCACAGATGAATTACCTAATTTCTTTGGGTTAATCTCAATCAGCTTTACCTATAGCATCTTTGAGGTATCTGTGACCTATCAATTTGAGGTACTCTTCCACAGCCTTGGTAGCGAGGGTGTTCTCCCGAAAGATCAAATGCTCACGGTCCATGAATCGATCCACCTCACACATTGCCATGTCAGATAGGAACTCCTGAGGAGAGATCACAGCTTCAGTTCAGAAAAACTCGCCAAAGCCTGCACCGTCCACACAAACCAGTCTTCACTGTGACATTTTACACGGGATAAATCAACAGGCTATGCGATGTTCAATCAAATCATGCAGACACTGATTCCTGTTGTGTCACATTTCTGCTGTTGCCTATCATCGGTTAGTTTTACCGCTTTGCTGCACAGGAttataggtaaaaaaaaaacaaaaaaacaacaacaatacaaaacatgCGACTGTTGCTTTTTGACACCCTTCCTCTCACCTTGGTTTTCCCTGTGCTTTGCAGGATGTGCACCAGGGCGAAAGCCACCTCCTCTTTGCTTTTGACACTCAGCAGCGGCTCCAGAACTGCACACAGTGTTCGGTAGTTATTGGTAATGTACTCAGCAAACTCCTTGTACAGCTCCATCGGGAGGATACTCATTGTCTGGTAGCGAGACTTGACACGAAGTGAGGCATTGATGACTTTGCCGCTTCCGACACCGCCGCTTTTGGCCAAAACGCTGGACTGTATCACCGGATACCACTGCTCCACAAACTGCCTGCCCGTGATGCTAGAGATGGGGATGCTAACTAGGCCAAGGTATGTGCTTTTTTCCTGGAGGAGAAATCACAGCAGGGTCACGACACAGCTTTTAAATCTGTGAGGGCTAAACAGTAAGAAAATAAGTCATGTAAGTTAATTCCTAATTTCTTCAATAAGTTCAATAGGAAAAGTCACACTTTTGTGCTCCCGGTGACTTTCTGCTCATTTTATTGTGCGAGTAAATGAATTTTTGAAGGATATTTTATTCTACAAAAAGCTGAAGGAGAATTCTGAAGGCTCATGTGTGCAATTCAAATAAAGGGCAAAATCCAATGCATGACATGAATTCCCTTTTACACCTTATTTACCTTACgtctttttttgtcagtttctttGTAGAGGTGCAAACGAAGGCTACGAATGGTAGGCAAATTGTTGAATTCGAAATGCTCTCCCCAGAAGACCGTGTCTGTGCGGGGCTTGCTGGTGGTGCGTGCATAGAGCATGTCATCCAGACACAGCTCACAATAGTAACGTTTCTTCGCGGGAAGGTCTCGGGCCTCAATGATCCACAACTTAAGCACATTGTCCACCCTTCTGCTGTTATCCTGAAAAAAGTCAGTggaagtttgttttattttttcttttatagcCTTGAATTGCTTGGGTTAGGATTTTGAGATAAAATAGCAGTTCATCAAGTGTTCACAGTTCAGGCAAACAACATTCCTCTGTAAGTTTGAGTGAGTGAAGCATAAAAGTAACTCTTTATTCACCTTGTTAGGTTTGACAGCTCGCTGCAGATTTTCAATCCATTTGTCCCTCTCTGACGCCGAACggcatgcaaaacattttgtccCTGAACTGGTGGTCACctgcaaacaaaagaaacaaacaaaaaaaaatcagtgaaatattcctttagcAAGCAGGTTACATTACTTCATCTATTCAATTTCAGCTTCATCTAAATTTCTCTAGATTTCTCTATACATCCACATATACTTTGTATTCTTTATTTAATAGGTAAATTACCAaatttctgatttttctttttttttttttccggcaAAATTCATAGTCCACTTTAAATAGACATTCCTCTAACTGAAAGTATGCAAACATGATTTGAAGGAGTTCAAGCAGATAAAACCAAAAGTTATTCACAGGATACTTTGACCAAAATGCATAAGAGCCATCTCTAACCGAATGGAAAAAAACTGGATAGatcattttataatttttttatcAGTAAAACTCTGCAAAACTCAGCATATCTATATCCAAATATTCCTGTAAAGACCAATTCTGTAAAATCCTCTCCTGAAGCAtgtgtgcataagtgtgtgcatttcacaagacaatttttttttccattggatcaGAGATGCCTCGCGTTTTTGAAATATGAGTTTGACATGAAAGCTTGCGAGAAAAACTTTCATCGTCAGGGATTGAAGGCAGCCCACGGTGAGATCCTGACAGAAAAACTGTGCATTACaggtgaaatattcctttaagtccAAATAAAATTCTCATCAGTCTCACTTCACAGCTTAAGTCACCATGTCCTCCGTAAGGCCACCCGAAACCAATTTACCGGCATCACATGAATTTTCTAAGTGGTACCTTTCGCGTTTATAACAAGACATGATATGAAGGCCACTGAAGAAAAGAAACCCTCAATCTGATGAAAGAGAAATTTGGTTTCAGTGACAAGTAGTCGCTAAAATCCAAGGCTGCAGAAATGTACCGGAAatccaggaggaggagtagagcGGCCAAAATCAGGGGGAACGGAGGAGATTAGAATATCTCTGTAAGTACACACCTCAAAGCAGTATTCTTGCCCTAAAATGCTGGAATGGACAGGCTTTATTATGGCATCTTCATCCAAAACTAGGTCCAAAGCTTCTGCAGCACTACTAGGAGAAAGTAAGGACTCGTGGGAGTGGGATTCTTTGAAGCTCTGCATCAGGCGCGTCCTGTgagagacataaaaaaaaaaaaaatacaagtttcTTCTAGCATGCACTGAGGGTCTAAGGCTTGATAGGTTAGGTAGACTTCTTCTACAACTTCTCACTGTGTAACTTGTGCCTACTTCTGCTTTCTTGTGCTTATCTTTAATCAGTCTGCTCTGTCACTGATTGAGaaacattatttaaataaatgagcGTGAACATGAACTTGTTTATTtgcattcattacattattcaGCTATAGTTATATCTGCCTTTTGTCAAACAATCCAGAGAGATTTTCATAAAAATTAAAAGGATGTGTTGTTTGTGATCTGTTGTGATGCTTTAAATTTGGTCTCGTTCTTTGGTTCATGGAGATCTTGACTAAAGTCTAAAGTTCCTGTTGAATCAATGGGGCGAACGAGAACCCACTCAAAATATTGCAATGCACGACAGCCCTGTTAGGGAAATAGAAGAAAGCTGTGGAACAAAGACATGATGAGGAGGAATGTCAGGAAAAGCAGGTCAGTGGGTGAACTGGAAAAGTGTAGCAAGGAGGAAACTTGCCTAAATTACGGAGGCAAATTAAGTTAAGATTCATTATAGATGCAGGTGATGATGTGCTAGCATCTCCCCAAAGCTGCAGTCAATGAATGGGTGAGGAATCTGCCTGTTCTTTATGTTAAGGGTAACACTGGCAGCATAACTTAGTCCTGAAGT encodes the following:
- the LOC115367810 gene encoding ras/Rap GTPase-activating protein SynGAP-like isoform X2, coding for MILPRFRSADQERTRLMQSFKESHSHESLLSPSSAAEALDLVLDEDAIIKPVHSSILGQEYCFEVTTSSGTKCFACRSASERDKWIENLQRAVKPNKDNSRRVDNVLKLWIIEARDLPAKKRYYCELCLDDMLYARTTSKPRTDTVFWGEHFEFNNLPTIRSLRLHLYKETDKKRRKEKSTYLGLVSIPISSITGRQFVEQWYPVIQSSVLAKSGGVGSGKVINASLRVKSRYQTMSILPMELYKEFAEYITNNYRTLCAVLEPLLSVKSKEEVAFALVHILQSTGKTKEFLSDMAMCEVDRFMDREHLIFRENTLATKAVEEYLKLIGHRYLKDAIGDFIRALYESEENCEVDPMRIPPSVLADHQANLRMCCELALCKIINSLCIFPRELKEVFASWRARCAERGREDLADSLISSSFFLRFMCPAIMSPSLFNLTQEYPAERTSRTLTLIAKVIQNLASFSKFGPKEEYMYFMNEFLEMEWGSMQQFLYEISNMETGGNVGGFEGYIDLGRELSMLHSLLWEVMGQLSKDAILKLGPLPRLLNDISVALRNPQLHMPANHQPDRPKDRLFSRPSFNRMMSSDFQSLMMRDLNSSIDISRLPSPTTGVSAVEALSSHLNMRRHAERDLRSSREVFYVTRPPLARSSPAYCTSSSDITEPDPKVHSVNKSVSMMDLQDSRMNSISNLNSVGDMLTSSQASIAGLGHSFGNLGGPLRMGGHMPTGSGGSGLRLSQMGHIGGPTESLSQQQQQAAAAMHFPLSFQNPLFHLAAQNSPSQSQQPPPPLLLAPEPENGHHDYQPAFGNSAFSRSEDLSALRAQSSLVQPSIVHSHSYSDDFTRQNQSNDYAWHQLSLQVQDSLQQQLLMGITPQTATGTGTPASLATPPTTVHPVRQTSIAPPHLKSQRSINTPVTATPPKARPQSRNILLESPDTNFGGSQPISRKSQQTQQQPQQQQHQQQQQQQQQEQPQETQLSVTDSPAPGLPYQTSSVRENQGPPEAAEELTDTPSKSTKKPQQSQLKPPQQHLLKPVVNKQGSQSTLNTPTLNERTVAWVSNMPHLSADIESLRPDREGQLKEYSKSMDESRLERVREYEEEIHSLKERLKMSHRKLEEYEQRLLTQEQQTNKILQQYQSRLDDSERRLKQQQIEKDSQIKGIINRLMAVEDELRGGAIPEIKPRILTDQSIYGGHPGS
- the LOC115367810 gene encoding ras/Rap GTPase-activating protein SynGAP-like isoform X1 produces the protein MILPRFRSADQERTRLMQSFKESHSHESLLSPSSAAEALDLVLDEDAIIKPVHSSILGQEYCFEVTTSSGTKCFACRSASERDKWIENLQRAVKPNKDNSRRVDNVLKLWIIEARDLPAKKRYYCELCLDDMLYARTTSKPRTDTVFWGEHFEFNNLPTIRSLRLHLYKETDKKRRKEKSTYLGLVSIPISSITGRQFVEQWYPVIQSSVLAKSGGVGSGKVINASLRVKSRYQTMSILPMELYKEFAEYITNNYRTLCAVLEPLLSVKSKEEVAFALVHILQSTGKTKEFLSDMAMCEVDRFMDREHLIFRENTLATKAVEEYLKLIGHRYLKDAIGDFIRALYESEENCEVDPMRIPPSVLADHQANLRMCCELALCKIINSLCIFPRELKEVFASWRARCAERGREDLADSLISSSFFLRFMCPAIMSPSLFNLTQEYPAERTSRTLTLIAKVIQNLASFSKFGPKEEYMYFMNEFLEMEWGSMQQFLYEISNMETGGNVGGFEGYIDLGRELSMLHSLLWEVMGQLSKDAILKLGPLPRLLNDISVALRNPQLHMPANHQPDRPKDRLFSRPSFNRMMSSDFQSLMMRDLNSSIDISRLPSPTTGVSAVEALSSHLNMRRHAERDLRSSREVFYVTRPPLARSSPAYCTSSSDITEPDPKVHSVNKSVSMMDLQDSRMNSISNLNSVGDMLTSSQASIAGLGHSFGNLGGPLRMGGHMPTGSGGSGLRLSQMGHIGGPTESLSQQQQQAAAAMHFPLSFQNPLFHLAAQNSPSQSQQPPPPLLLAPEPENGHHDYQPAFGNSAFSRSEDLSALRAQSSLVQPSIVHSHSYSDDFTRQNQSNDYAWHQLSLQVQDSLQQQLLMGITPQTATGTGTPASLATPPTTVHPVRQTSIAPPHLKSQRSINTPVTATPPKARPQSRNILLESPDTNFGGSQPISRKSQQTQQQPQQQQHQQQQQQQQQEQPQETQLSVTDSPAPGLPYQTSSVRENQGPPEAAEELTDTPSKSTKKPQQSQLKPPQQHLLKPVVNKQGSQSTLNTPTLNERTVAWVSNMPHLSADIESLRPDREGQLKEYSKSMDESRLERVREYEEEIHSLKERLKMSHRKLEEYEQRLLTQEQQTNKILQQYQSRLDDSERRLKQQQIEKDSQIKGIINSLSMVGTQDPDC